From one Catharus ustulatus isolate bCatUst1 chromosome 1, bCatUst1.pri.v2, whole genome shotgun sequence genomic stretch:
- the TMEM71 gene encoding transmembrane protein 71 produces MDFPGSTPFNGKHRHSLSRHIFPSCACAFLDNDPAYECSTSPLTGSLPTCRHSPRLLSNGYYVLTEDSFLSDEEGNITLTPSHTNVTYKENLVRVFKRRKKIRRSLDSLFNLSASSSWLSSTIPSRMDFSHVEDPWPDGCSKLEASHSDIGDLDFSSECNNHVSQKQIPASNGAFLTKDDEFLHFEEPFCASKSCSSFMINANEENWNNAESRTVQNVVSQMVALIMCLIISVCTRYFLGGLSATLLLMILVFLLSQDAAVSSLFSLDTFF; encoded by the exons ATGGATTTTCCAG GTTCAACACCGTTTAATGgaaagcacagacacagcctctCAAGACATATTTTTCCAAG ttGTGCTTGTGCCTTTTTGGACAACGATCCTGCCTACGAGTGCTCCACCAGTCCTCTGACAGGCTCCCTTCCCACATGCCGCCACAGCCCTCGACTGCTTTCTAATGGTTATTATGTTTTGACAGAAGACAGTTTTCTGTCTGATGAAGAGGGCAACATAACACTGACACCATCCCACACAAATGTTACATATAAAGAGAATTTAGTTCG TGTATTCAAGCGAAGGAAGAAAATCCGTCGCTCTCTTGACAGCTTGTTCAATCTCAGTGCCTCCAGCTCATGGCTCAGCTCcaccattcccagcaggatggatTTCTCCCATGTAGAGGATCCTTGGCCTGATGGATGCAGTAAACTAGAAGCCAGTCACAGTGACATTG GTGATTTAGACTTTTCTTCTGAATGTAATAACCATGTGTCACAAAAGCAAATTCCAGCATCTAATGGAGCATTTCTCACCAAAGATGATGAGTTTCTTCATTTTGAGGAACCATTTTGTGCTTCAAAATCCTGCTCTTCATTTATGATAAATGCAAATGAAGAGAACTGGAACAATGCAG aatccAGGACAGTGCAAAATGTCGTTTCTCAGATGGTTGCACTGATCATGTGTTTAATCATTTCAGTGTGTACaag ATATTTTCTGGGAGGACTGTCTGCTACTTTGTTGCTGATGATTTTAGTTT ttCTTTTGTCCCAAGATGCTGCTGTGTCATCTTTATTCAGTCTCGATACATTTTTCTGA